One genomic segment of Cellulophaga sp. HaHaR_3_176 includes these proteins:
- a CDS encoding alpha/beta fold hydrolase codes for MKNIIYLFCSVFLLIISCNNQSTEKTKNISDEASFFLPPPTTYNTIKINDVNLFYREAGDPKKPTIVLLHGYPSSSHSYRNLIPMLASHYHIIAPDNLGSGYSDHPNPETTTYTFDLLADYTNQLLKALKIDNYIMYMQDFGAPVGYRMMLKDPKRIDALIVQNANAYLDGLTPARQAFFKKAQEDTSQEELDFLYNITAEDVIINKQYLFDLDTTNYKIQSPDAWTHDLSFLQSKNDRLIQVQLFQDYYTNLLAYPTWQKMLKETQPKTLITWGAKDEKFNANGAKAYLRDLPNAELHLLDAGHFAVEEKTRDIAELILKFLN; via the coding sequence ATGAAAAATATTATTTACTTATTTTGTTCGGTATTTTTACTTATTATAAGTTGTAATAATCAATCTACAGAAAAAACAAAAAACATTTCTGACGAGGCATCCTTTTTTCTTCCTCCACCCACAACGTATAATACTATAAAAATAAACGACGTTAACTTATTTTATAGAGAAGCTGGTGACCCTAAAAAACCTACGATTGTACTATTACATGGTTATCCGTCTTCCTCACATAGTTACAGAAATTTGATTCCTATGTTAGCAAGTCACTATCATATCATTGCTCCAGATAATCTTGGTTCAGGGTATAGTGACCATCCAAATCCGGAGACAACAACTTACACTTTTGATTTACTTGCTGATTACACCAATCAATTATTAAAAGCGCTTAAAATAGATAATTACATTATGTACATGCAAGATTTTGGTGCTCCTGTTGGCTACCGAATGATGCTGAAAGACCCTAAAAGAATAGATGCTTTAATTGTACAAAATGCTAATGCGTATTTAGACGGATTAACACCAGCAAGACAAGCATTTTTTAAGAAAGCACAAGAGGATACATCTCAAGAAGAGCTTGATTTTTTATATAATATTACAGCTGAAGATGTAATTATTAATAAACAGTATTTATTTGATCTTGACACTACCAATTACAAAATACAAAGTCCCGATGCTTGGACTCATGATTTATCTTTTTTACAATCAAAAAATGATAGGTTAATACAAGTACAGTTGTTTCAAGATTATTACACCAACTTACTTGCCTACCCTACTTGGCAAAAAATGTTAAAGGAAACGCAACCTAAGACATTAATTACATGGGGTGCTAAAGATGAAAAATTTAATGCTAATGGTGCCAAAGCATACCTTAGGGATTTACCGAATGCAGAATTACATTTATTAGATGCTGGCCATTTTGCTGTTGAAGAAAAAACACGTGATATAGCTGAACTTATTCTTAAATTTCTAAATTAA
- a CDS encoding ABC transporter ATP-binding protein has protein sequence MKDASKQTFLELFKKLWNYVKPYKNLVIASLVLTIIGSFLAQVNALVLRYTVDELTTLSDANKTVKEGFSLLTTISIILLLKEGIYALVQFGQKFYGEKMKIYISKDFAQNIVEKILTYKMAFYSSPTNESGKLQTRIDLGVSSLTQLVKNFFIDILPLFFNAFVALIIMFNANVYIGLVSLAIIPLFFYISSLQAKKLKGFRRTMRKYRETKNNGIISLINSITVIKSFTREDFESKKHEAIQLDMTENQLQTRKLSFLFDGLKKFTEQFGVVIIIILTAYFVLNGSMTIGAIMFHILLFNNVSAPIQQLHRIYDEVQDAIIYSDAFFDIMDADEETELSGNYIPEKFTGTFDIKNVDFAYPNGTKALYDVSMVIKPNTINALVGLSGAGKSTVINLLDKFYAPTSGKILLDEVDLQEYDTQWLRDNIGLVLQKNHIFNGSIKENILYGKEDATDAEVIAAAKQAYIHEQIIQLPGGYSSKATLLSGGQQQRVSIARLFLKNPPIIFLDEPTASLDAIATEKIKKSLDAIKKGRTVIVISHSISQIIDAENVIVLEKGKVIEQGTHEVLYNNESAYYKIFNAMANSLNIDKIKNTLKE, from the coding sequence TGAAAGACGCTTCTAAACAAACTTTTTTAGAGCTTTTCAAAAAACTTTGGAACTATGTAAAACCATATAAAAATTTGGTAATTGCATCCCTAGTTTTAACTATAATTGGTTCATTTTTGGCACAAGTTAATGCCTTGGTATTGCGCTACACTGTTGATGAATTAACGACCTTAAGTGATGCCAATAAAACCGTAAAAGAAGGTTTTTCATTATTAACTACAATTAGTATTATTCTTTTATTAAAGGAAGGTATTTATGCATTAGTACAATTTGGTCAAAAGTTCTATGGAGAAAAAATGAAAATTTATATTTCAAAAGATTTTGCACAAAATATTGTAGAAAAAATATTGACGTATAAAATGGCTTTTTATAGCTCGCCAACTAATGAAAGTGGTAAATTACAAACAAGAATAGATTTAGGGGTTTCAAGTCTTACACAGTTAGTTAAAAACTTCTTTATTGATATATTACCTTTATTTTTTAATGCGTTTGTAGCTTTAATTATCATGTTTAACGCCAATGTATATATTGGCCTTGTGAGTCTCGCAATTATTCCTCTTTTTTTTTACATAAGTAGTCTACAAGCTAAAAAATTGAAAGGTTTTAGACGAACAATGAGAAAATATAGAGAGACAAAAAATAATGGCATCATTAGTTTAATAAACTCTATTACTGTTATAAAATCTTTTACAAGAGAAGATTTTGAAAGTAAAAAGCATGAAGCTATTCAATTAGATATGACTGAAAATCAATTACAAACAAGAAAATTAAGTTTCTTATTTGACGGGTTAAAAAAATTCACAGAACAATTTGGAGTCGTAATTATTATCATATTAACCGCTTATTTTGTTTTAAATGGCAGCATGACTATCGGCGCCATAATGTTTCATATTTTACTATTTAACAATGTATCGGCACCTATACAACAGCTACATCGCATTTATGATGAAGTACAAGATGCCATAATATATTCGGATGCATTTTTTGATATTATGGACGCCGATGAAGAAACAGAATTGAGTGGCAATTATATTCCTGAAAAATTCACCGGTACTTTTGATATTAAAAATGTCGATTTTGCTTACCCTAACGGAACAAAAGCCCTTTATGATGTTTCTATGGTTATTAAACCCAATACGATAAATGCTCTAGTTGGGTTAAGTGGTGCAGGAAAAAGCACGGTGATTAATTTGTTAGATAAATTCTATGCACCAACTTCAGGTAAAATACTTTTAGATGAAGTTGATTTGCAAGAGTATGATACGCAATGGTTACGGGATAATATTGGATTGGTACTGCAAAAAAACCACATATTTAATGGTAGTATCAAAGAAAACATCCTTTATGGTAAAGAAGATGCTACAGATGCCGAGGTTATAGCTGCTGCAAAACAAGCCTATATTCATGAGCAAATTATTCAATTACCAGGTGGTTATAGTTCGAAAGCAACTTTACTTTCTGGAGGTCAACAACAACGTGTTTCTATAGCACGATTGTTCTTAAAAAACCCTCCTATTATTTTCTTAGATGAGCCTACTGCAAGTTTGGATGCAATTGCAACAGAAAAAATCAAGAAAAGTTTAGACGCCATTAAAAAAGGGCGAACAGTAATCGTTATTTCTCATAGTATTTCTCAAATAATAGACGCCGAAAATGTCATTGTTTTAGAAAAAGGAAAAGTTATTGAACAAGGTACTCATGAGGTTTTGTATAATAATGAGAGTGCTTATTATAAAATTTTTAATGCCATGGCAAATAGCTTAAATATTGATAAAATTAAAAACACTTTAAAAGAATAA
- a CDS encoding mechanosensitive ion channel family protein — translation MKIEHMLYDYILKFGLSVTSAKYINLAILLVILLIVTFLVDFIIRRILLKLFTQFTVKSKTNFDNLLVKNKAPQSIAHIIPLIVALELTPFVFFDFPYFENIVEKGLQVFAIILTLWIARSLLNTLKDYFKTLPRLKDKPIDSYIQVFMIFAWVIGILSAFAIITGIEFIKFITTIGAASAVIIIIFKDTILGFVASIQVSINDMVRIGDWVTFEKYGADGTVIEINLSTVKIQNFDKTITTIPTYALISDSFKNWRGMENSEGRRIKRAIHIKLDSIHYLSKNEVTELKKIEIIASYLEMRQTDIDAYNTEHNINKEILLNGRNLTNIGVFRKYIETHIENHSGINNDMMIMVRQLAPGTQGIPLEIYAFSSDKRWQNYEYIMAEIFDHIIAAVPYFNLELFELPSNSSFLSSKKAI, via the coding sequence ATGAAAATCGAACACATGCTATATGATTATATATTAAAGTTTGGGTTGTCCGTAACTTCTGCTAAATATATAAATCTTGCAATTTTATTAGTCATTTTATTAATAGTAACTTTTTTAGTTGATTTTATTATCAGAAGAATTTTACTAAAACTCTTTACTCAGTTTACAGTAAAATCTAAAACTAATTTTGACAATTTACTTGTAAAAAATAAAGCTCCACAAAGTATAGCTCATATTATACCATTAATAGTGGCACTAGAGCTTACTCCTTTTGTTTTCTTTGACTTTCCTTATTTCGAAAATATTGTTGAAAAAGGGTTACAAGTTTTTGCTATAATATTAACCCTATGGATTGCTCGCAGTCTTTTAAACACACTTAAAGATTATTTTAAAACCTTACCAAGGCTAAAAGATAAGCCCATAGATAGCTACATTCAAGTATTTATGATTTTTGCTTGGGTAATAGGTATCCTCTCTGCTTTTGCTATTATTACAGGAATAGAATTTATTAAATTTATTACTACAATCGGAGCGGCTTCTGCTGTTATCATTATTATTTTTAAAGATACTATTCTAGGCTTTGTTGCCAGCATTCAAGTTTCTATAAATGATATGGTACGCATTGGTGATTGGGTCACTTTTGAAAAATACGGAGCAGATGGAACTGTTATCGAGATAAACTTATCTACCGTAAAAATTCAAAATTTTGATAAAACTATTACAACAATACCTACCTATGCTTTAATTTCAGATTCTTTTAAAAACTGGAGAGGTATGGAAAACTCAGAAGGAAGACGAATTAAAAGAGCCATACATATTAAATTAGATAGTATTCATTATCTATCTAAAAACGAAGTTACTGAGTTAAAAAAAATAGAAATTATAGCCTCTTATTTAGAAATGCGTCAAACAGATATTGATGCATATAATACAGAACATAACATCAATAAAGAAATACTATTAAATGGTCGAAATTTGACAAATATTGGTGTTTTTAGAAAATATATAGAAACTCATATTGAAAACCATTCTGGTATTAATAATGATATGATGATTATGGTTCGTCAACTAGCTCCTGGAACTCAAGGAATTCCTTTAGAAATTTATGCTTTTAGTAGCGACAAGCGCTGGCAAAATTACGAATATATTATGGCTGAAATTTTCGATCACATAATTGCTGCTGTTCCATATTTTAATTTAGAACTTTTTGAGTTGCCCAGTAATTCGAGTTTTTTGAGTTCAAAAAAAGCTATTTAA
- a CDS encoding SDR family oxidoreductase, which produces MGKLEGKTAVITGGTSGIGLATAQEFITEGANVVIFGRGQEALDEAVTQLGAHSYGVQGDVTNQSDLDRLYSETVAKFGGIDVLFINVGKGKLAPVADTDEAFFDDMMNVNFKGSYFTLQKAIKNLNPKASVIITTSWLNEIGFGGSSLLSASKAALRSLVRVASAELAEQGIRVNAVSPGPIGTPFWGKIGLPEDVLSGAAEAITAQTALKRFGNPEEVAKAVLFLASDDSSYIVGEELPVHGGINAI; this is translated from the coding sequence ATGGGAAAATTAGAAGGAAAAACAGCTGTAATTACAGGAGGAACTAGTGGTATTGGTTTAGCAACAGCACAAGAATTTATAACTGAAGGAGCTAATGTGGTTATTTTTGGTAGAGGACAAGAAGCATTAGATGAAGCTGTAACACAATTAGGAGCACATAGCTATGGAGTACAAGGAGATGTTACTAATCAGTCTGATTTAGATCGTTTATATTCTGAGACCGTTGCTAAATTTGGAGGTATTGATGTTTTATTTATCAATGTAGGTAAAGGAAAATTAGCACCCGTAGCAGATACAGACGAAGCATTTTTTGATGACATGATGAATGTAAATTTTAAAGGATCTTATTTTACGTTACAAAAAGCTATTAAAAATTTAAACCCTAAAGCATCAGTTATCATCACTACATCTTGGTTAAATGAAATTGGTTTTGGTGGTAGTAGCTTGTTAAGTGCTAGTAAAGCGGCTTTAAGATCTTTAGTACGTGTAGCATCTGCAGAGCTTGCGGAGCAAGGTATTCGTGTTAATGCTGTAAGCCCTGGACCTATTGGAACTCCTTTTTGGGGAAAAATCGGATTACCTGAAGATGTACTTTCTGGAGCAGCAGAAGCTATTACAGCCCAAACAGCTTTAAAACGTTTTGGAAATCCAGAAGAAGTTGCAAAAGCAGTATTGTTTTTAGCTTCTGATGATTCTTCTTATATTGTAGGGGAAGAGCTACCTGTACACGGTGGAATTAATGCAATATAA
- a CDS encoding alpha/beta fold hydrolase encodes MKNLAATVLLTVTLFSCGTKNEVPSSKTSAITNEVIVSDKFNTQYKSIEIDGIHIAYREAGNPEKETIVLLHGFPASSHQYRKVLAQLSGEYHLIAPDYPGFGNSDFPDAKDYTYTFDTIASTIDTFLEKKGVNSYALMIQDYGAPIGFRIATAHPERVTAIINQNGNAYEEGLGEAWAGIKTLWENRTKETEDALLSAFSLEGLKWQYTHGVRNIETVNPDSWNLDYLRLSRPNAHAVNIDLFYDYQNNIKLYPKWQQYLRENQPPLLIVWGKNDAFFPESGAEAFKKDVKNIDYNIFDTGHFALEEDGDAIIEKIRVFMKTINKSI; translated from the coding sequence ATGAAAAATTTAGCAGCAACAGTATTATTAACCGTTACGTTATTTTCTTGTGGTACTAAAAATGAAGTCCCATCTTCTAAAACAAGTGCAATTACCAATGAAGTGATTGTTTCAGATAAGTTCAATACCCAATATAAATCTATAGAAATTGATGGTATACATATAGCATATAGAGAAGCTGGTAATCCAGAAAAGGAAACTATTGTTTTACTTCATGGTTTCCCAGCCTCATCACACCAATATAGAAAAGTATTAGCTCAACTATCTGGCGAATATCATTTAATAGCACCCGATTATCCAGGATTTGGAAATAGTGATTTTCCTGATGCGAAAGATTATACCTATACGTTTGATACTATCGCATCAACTATCGATACTTTTCTAGAAAAAAAAGGTGTAAATTCTTATGCATTGATGATTCAAGATTATGGAGCACCTATTGGTTTTAGAATTGCAACTGCACACCCAGAAAGAGTTACTGCAATTATAAACCAAAATGGTAATGCTTATGAAGAAGGATTAGGAGAAGCTTGGGCAGGAATTAAAACCCTTTGGGAAAATAGGACTAAAGAAACTGAAGATGCTTTATTATCTGCCTTTTCTTTAGAAGGCTTAAAATGGCAATACACACATGGTGTTCGAAATATAGAAACTGTAAATCCTGATAGTTGGAATTTAGATTATTTACGTTTGTCTAGACCTAATGCGCACGCTGTAAATATTGATTTATTTTATGATTACCAAAACAACATAAAACTGTACCCTAAATGGCAACAATACTTAAGAGAAAATCAACCTCCATTATTGATTGTTTGGGGTAAAAACGATGCTTTTTTTCCTGAAAGTGGTGCTGAAGCTTTTAAAAAAGATGTAAAAAATATAGATTACAACATATTCGATACTGGTCATTTTGCACTAGAAGAAGATGGTGATGCTATTATTGAGAAAATAAGAGTCTTTATGAAAACAATAAACAAATCAATCTAA
- a CDS encoding YbhB/YbcL family Raf kinase inhibitor-like protein produces the protein MKYSKFIVPILFIGLMSCKNNKKATTEVNHDDFKTIYSNFKLTSIAIENGVLLDAYKCEEKINDVENSIPLSWENVPEGTKSLAVVMYHYPKKDDKTEINSYLLLWDINPETTEIPYKMASKGNWFMGANKDGTAISYTSPCSRGKGEHEYTIALYALSETPASLPKKNSLNVDYNVFMNALATVSIIDRTTLTFIDSN, from the coding sequence ATGAAATATTCAAAATTTATAGTTCCCATACTTTTTATTGGGTTGATGTCTTGTAAAAACAATAAAAAAGCAACTACAGAAGTAAACCATGATGATTTTAAAACCATCTATTCCAATTTTAAGCTAACGAGTATTGCTATAGAGAATGGTGTTTTATTGGATGCTTACAAGTGCGAAGAGAAGATTAATGATGTTGAAAACTCTATTCCACTTTCTTGGGAAAACGTGCCAGAAGGCACTAAGTCGCTAGCAGTTGTTATGTATCATTATCCTAAGAAAGATGACAAGACTGAAATCAATTCATACCTTTTATTATGGGATATAAATCCTGAAACAACAGAGATACCATATAAAATGGCATCTAAAGGCAATTGGTTTATGGGTGCCAATAAAGATGGAACAGCGATATCATACACATCGCCTTGTTCTCGCGGTAAAGGTGAACATGAATACACCATAGCACTATATGCTTTATCAGAAACACCCGCTTCTTTACCTAAAAAGAACAGCCTAAATGTAGATTATAATGTCTTTATGAATGCATTGGCAACCGTAAGCATTATAGACAGAACAACTTTAACATTTATAGACTCAAATTAA
- a CDS encoding LytTR family DNA-binding domain-containing protein produces the protein MSNIKITCVIVDDEPMALNLVESYVEKTPFLELKQKCSSAIEAMEFIKEQSVDLLFLDIQMPDLTGIEFSKMLPKETRVVFTTAFDQYALEGFKVEALDYLLKPFDYAEFLGAANKANAWFSLVKGKQQSIVSEKKEFIFVKSEYKQLRIKLADVLYFEGLKDYIKIWLKDNSKPILTLMSLKSLQEELPESEFLRVHRSFIVSLKNIEEIERSQIIINNQRITVSEQYKPAFTAYINSNSLNS, from the coding sequence ATGAGCAATATAAAAATCACCTGTGTTATTGTAGACGATGAGCCAATGGCGCTTAATTTAGTGGAAAGTTATGTTGAAAAAACACCTTTTTTAGAACTAAAACAAAAATGTAGTAGTGCTATTGAAGCTATGGAGTTTATAAAAGAGCAATCTGTTGATTTATTGTTTTTAGATATACAAATGCCAGATTTAACAGGTATTGAGTTTTCTAAAATGCTACCAAAAGAAACACGTGTTGTTTTTACCACAGCTTTCGATCAATACGCTTTAGAAGGTTTTAAAGTTGAAGCTTTAGATTATTTGTTAAAACCATTTGATTATGCTGAGTTTTTAGGTGCGGCAAATAAAGCAAATGCTTGGTTTTCTTTAGTGAAAGGTAAGCAACAGAGTATTGTGTCAGAAAAAAAGGAATTTATTTTTGTAAAATCAGAATATAAACAATTGCGTATAAAATTAGCAGATGTTCTTTATTTTGAAGGTTTAAAGGATTATATCAAAATTTGGTTAAAAGATAATTCAAAGCCTATTTTAACTTTAATGAGTCTAAAATCATTACAAGAAGAATTACCTGAAAGTGAATTTTTACGAGTTCATCGTTCTTTTATTGTTTCATTAAAAAACATTGAAGAAATAGAACGTAGTCAAATCATTATCAATAATCAACGTATTACAGTTTCAGAACAATATAAGCCTGCTTTTACGGCATATATAAACTCTAATTCTTTAAATTCATAA
- a CDS encoding YHYH protein, protein MNYLILITLVVLSFGSVSAHEGGHGIPSKQWELTTTNETINADFISYENGEVWLIDGNHTIKNYQISNFAEADQKYIKAKSELIHSLNNSNVIKTNSQSLSNFNWALISLGILLLFFSVFKLIKQKKVVYLTHGVLGLSVILIVSCKNSKTEKISTVNTPQNDVSIMQSFFAKFDGITTHTDDNYLYISSNGLPDHDMMVGITNWQQQVPINQNYTGDNSWAIPTNPKMAENPLSTKTNLLKGAIAVAVNGIPIFNPLNNRGEDANAIGELDHWGGHCGRADDYHYHLPPVHLQDQVGAGNPVAYAVDGFPVYGETTDTLDEYLGKTNPDGSYQYHTIKEYPYFIAGMRGEVQLDPKTKAPENQVYPQPRTQELRPALRPLRGAEIIDFKSLGENTYSLTYSLDSKEYIINYNWDSKDNYNYQFINPDGTSTVETYKPREK, encoded by the coding sequence ATGAACTATTTAATTTTAATTACCCTTGTCGTCTTATCTTTTGGTTCTGTTTCCGCTCATGAAGGTGGACACGGAATACCATCCAAACAATGGGAGTTAACGACCACAAATGAAACTATCAATGCTGATTTTATTTCATATGAAAATGGTGAGGTTTGGCTTATAGATGGCAACCATACTATTAAAAATTATCAAATTTCAAACTTTGCAGAAGCTGATCAAAAGTATATAAAAGCTAAAAGTGAATTGATTCATTCTTTAAATAATAGCAATGTTATTAAAACTAATTCTCAATCATTATCAAATTTTAATTGGGCACTTATTAGTTTAGGAATTTTACTTTTATTCTTTTCTGTTTTTAAACTAATAAAACAAAAAAAAGTAGTGTACTTAACTCACGGAGTACTTGGTTTAAGTGTAATTTTAATAGTATCATGTAAAAACTCCAAAACTGAAAAAATAAGTACTGTAAATACTCCCCAAAATGATGTTTCTATCATGCAATCATTTTTCGCAAAATTTGACGGTATTACAACGCATACAGACGACAACTATCTGTATATTTCATCCAATGGGTTACCAGATCATGACATGATGGTTGGTATTACAAATTGGCAACAACAAGTGCCTATTAATCAAAATTACACGGGTGATAATAGTTGGGCTATACCCACAAATCCAAAAATGGCAGAGAACCCATTATCTACAAAAACCAATTTACTTAAAGGAGCCATTGCTGTTGCGGTAAATGGAATACCTATTTTTAATCCTTTAAATAATAGAGGAGAAGATGCTAATGCTATTGGAGAATTAGACCATTGGGGTGGGCATTGTGGTCGTGCAGATGATTATCATTATCATTTACCACCAGTACATTTGCAAGATCAAGTAGGTGCTGGCAATCCGGTAGCTTATGCTGTTGATGGTTTTCCGGTTTATGGAGAAACCACAGATACATTAGATGAATATTTAGGGAAAACAAACCCAGATGGTTCGTATCAATATCACACCATTAAAGAATATCCCTATTTTATTGCAGGTATGCGGGGTGAAGTACAATTAGACCCAAAAACAAAAGCACCTGAAAACCAAGTGTATCCGCAACCTAGAACACAAGAATTAAGACCTGCATTAAGACCGTTACGAGGTGCGGAGATTATTGATTTTAAATCCTTAGGAGAGAACACATATTCCTTAACCTACAGTTTAGATTCCAAAGAATATATTATAAATTATAATTGGGATAGCAAAGATAATTATAACTATCAATTTATAAATCCTGATGGTACATCAACAGTTGAAACTTATAAACCAAGAGAAAAATGA
- a CDS encoding RNA polymerase sigma factor, with protein sequence MKALFLDNYPDYTDTELVNLAIDGDKKALQVLIVRHQLFVYNLALKMVGNVADAEDVTQEVFIKVITALSKFKGESKFTTWLYRITVNHFINSKKQSGKLKQVSFDTYFNTIDAVPNYELNDQEEKELKDTIEEIRINCTTGMLLCLSKEQRMIYILGEMFEIDHNLGAEILGITPGNFRIKLMRTRKELYNWMNKKCGLVNRNNPCRCSKKTRGYIEDGKVDPSKLQFNTRYTSKISALSKKKAVTFTNTVDELNKKVFQSQPAQTPIQASKIVDDILNNDLIKSILNF encoded by the coding sequence ATGAAAGCTTTATTTTTAGACAATTATCCAGATTATACCGATACTGAATTAGTAAACTTAGCTATTGATGGCGATAAAAAAGCACTACAAGTTTTAATTGTTAGGCATCAACTTTTTGTATACAACCTAGCACTTAAAATGGTGGGTAATGTTGCTGATGCAGAAGATGTTACTCAAGAAGTTTTTATTAAGGTGATTACAGCCTTATCTAAATTTAAAGGAGAAAGTAAATTTACTACTTGGTTATACCGTATTACGGTAAACCATTTTATCAATAGTAAAAAGCAAAGTGGAAAATTAAAACAAGTGAGTTTTGATACGTATTTTAATACTATTGATGCTGTGCCTAATTACGAATTAAATGATCAAGAAGAAAAAGAGCTAAAAGATACTATTGAAGAAATTAGAATTAATTGCACTACAGGTATGTTACTTTGCTTATCTAAAGAGCAACGAATGATTTATATTTTAGGAGAAATGTTTGAAATTGACCATAACCTAGGTGCTGAAATTTTAGGAATTACTCCAGGTAATTTTAGAATCAAATTAATGCGTACACGTAAAGAGTTGTACAATTGGATGAACAAAAAATGTGGTTTGGTAAACAGGAATAATCCTTGCAGGTGTTCTAAAAAAACAAGAGGTTATATTGAAGATGGTAAGGTAGACCCTAGTAAATTACAATTTAATACGAGGTATACATCAAAAATTAGTGCTTTATCAAAAAAGAAAGCGGTTACATTTACGAATACGGTTGATGAATTGAATAAAAAAGTATTTCAAAGTCAACCCGCGCAGACACCTATACAGGCGTCTAAAATAGTTGATGATATTTTAAATAATGACTTAATAAAATCAATTTTAAACTTCTAA